One part of the Melopsittacus undulatus isolate bMelUnd1 chromosome 17, bMelUnd1.mat.Z, whole genome shotgun sequence genome encodes these proteins:
- the GNGT2 gene encoding guanine nucleotide-binding protein G(I)/G(S)/G(O) subunit gamma-T2, which yields MAQDMTEKELLKMELDQLKKEVKNERQMISKTGKELKEYIESMAGEDPLLKGVPEDKNPFKEKGGCTIS from the exons ATGGCTCAGGACATGACggagaaggagctgctgaagatgGAGCTGGACCAGCTGAAGAAGGAGGTGAAGAACGAGAGGCAGATG ATCTCCAAGACTGGCAAAGAGCTCAAGGAGTACATCGAGTCCATGGCAGGAGAGGACCCGCTGCTGAAAGGAGTCCCCGAGGACAAGAACCCCTTTAAGGAGAAGGGTGGCTGCACAATAAGCTGA